Proteins encoded in a region of the Geobacillus genomosp. 3 genome:
- a CDS encoding O-antigen ligase family protein translates to MQARQPFTYYAVLAALFLIPLVPYKTYLGPLPLSAEVVLIPLITVAALADYSKRRIKLNDFPFTPIAIAFAAFFVIAVISLVKAASLAPAIMELARYLSYVVLFFIVVKVQFTREQYRRFAQSFGLSALIVGAYGIVQYIFGISLNTAGLYALKEAKGRVDSTLVNPNYYASFVNLLIPAFLLLAVVYWREKKAQLLTFAVYAMYVINLILTYTRAAWVAMLGGLALVVLLMPKTFIKNAVRPHMLLSFMVLLTIVYFMPDVQSRTYSAVYAMEKIVSKHLPGGIADRLAGGNGDEGGGFLDDEADGDETAEDEATTNRAVVSRVTLWKTGWVMMKENPVIGVGIGNYLVRYKEYVTKYPELDIGHDQYSVHNSYLKVGAETGFLGLIAFVAIYIVYYAYLFRLYRASTDRLCKLITVALIAGSATFLVQNLSNNLIFIPQLNTIFWLISGLAMAFVHEAAARPSQPQA, encoded by the coding sequence ATGCAAGCGAGACAACCATTCACGTATTACGCCGTGTTAGCGGCGCTCTTTCTCATTCCGCTCGTTCCGTACAAGACGTATCTCGGCCCGCTGCCGCTTTCCGCCGAAGTGGTGCTGATCCCGCTCATCACAGTGGCCGCTTTGGCGGACTATTCAAAGCGGCGGATCAAGCTGAACGACTTTCCGTTCACCCCGATCGCCATCGCGTTCGCGGCCTTTTTCGTCATCGCCGTCATCTCGCTCGTCAAGGCGGCGAGCCTCGCTCCGGCCATCATGGAGCTGGCCCGCTATCTTTCGTATGTCGTGTTGTTTTTCATTGTCGTCAAAGTGCAGTTTACCCGCGAACAATACCGGCGTTTTGCCCAGTCGTTCGGCCTGTCCGCCCTCATCGTCGGCGCGTACGGGATCGTCCAGTACATCTTCGGCATTTCGCTCAACACGGCGGGGCTGTATGCGTTGAAAGAAGCGAAAGGGCGCGTCGACTCGACGCTCGTCAATCCGAACTACTACGCGTCGTTTGTCAACCTGCTCATTCCGGCTTTCCTGCTTCTTGCCGTCGTCTATTGGCGGGAGAAAAAAGCGCAGCTGCTCACGTTTGCCGTCTATGCAATGTATGTCATCAACTTGATCTTAACGTACACGCGCGCCGCCTGGGTCGCCATGCTCGGCGGATTGGCGCTTGTGGTGCTGCTCATGCCGAAAACGTTCATCAAAAACGCCGTTCGTCCGCACATGCTTCTGTCGTTTATGGTGTTGCTGACGATCGTCTATTTCATGCCTGACGTGCAGTCGCGCACGTATTCGGCGGTGTACGCCATGGAGAAAATCGTAAGCAAACACCTCCCGGGCGGCATCGCCGACCGCCTAGCCGGCGGCAACGGCGACGAAGGCGGCGGGTTTTTGGACGATGAAGCGGACGGGGACGAAACGGCGGAAGACGAAGCGACGACCAACCGCGCCGTCGTCTCCCGCGTCACCCTTTGGAAAACAGGCTGGGTGATGATGAAAGAAAACCCGGTCATCGGCGTCGGCATCGGCAACTATTTGGTCCGCTACAAAGAGTACGTGACGAAATACCCAGAGCTTGATATCGGCCATGACCAATACTCGGTCCACAACTCGTATTTAAAAGTCGGGGCGGAAACGGGCTTTCTTGGCTTGATCGCGTTCGTGGCCATTTACATCGTCTACTACGCATACTTGTTTCGCCTTTACCGCGCGTCAACCGACCGCCTATGCAAGCTCATCACCGTCGCCTTGATCGCCGGAAGCGCCACCTTTCTGGTGCAAAATCTATCGAACAACTTAATCTTCATCCCGCAGCTGAACACGATCTTTTGGCTCATCTCGGGCTTGGCGATGGCGTTCGTCCACGAGGCGGCCGCCCGCCCTTCCCAACCGCAGGCGTAA
- a CDS encoding glycosyltransferase: MKVLHVISGGETGGSRKHVVTLLSKFAPNTAALAVFQDGPLANEARALGVDVRLLSQSSRYDLSVLSKLVALVRAEKFDLLHTHGPRANLYGALIKRNIRIPWVTTIHSDPRLDFMKTGIKGALFTRLNLWALRKVDYFFAVSERFKESLIELGMAADRIQTVYNGIDFDDIPRPHTLQRADLGLRDEELVIAMVARLHPVKGHALVFSALAALSDPDIQLLVIGDGPLAGELQDTAAQTGIGRRVQFLGFRSDVADLYALSDVALLASYSESFPLALLEAANARLPVISTDVGGVKQLIASENMGWVVPVGDSAALARAIRDAKQRKHELKAMGERLYKHASTHFSLRRLYEETMATYERVLAIDRTRDKGV; the protein is encoded by the coding sequence GTGAAAGTGTTGCACGTCATTAGCGGCGGGGAAACAGGAGGGTCGCGCAAACACGTCGTCACCCTCCTGTCCAAATTTGCCCCCAACACGGCGGCGCTCGCCGTCTTCCAAGACGGACCGCTCGCCAACGAAGCGCGCGCACTCGGGGTGGATGTGCGCCTTCTTTCCCAGTCGTCCCGCTACGACTTATCCGTCCTCTCGAAACTCGTCGCGCTCGTTCGCGCCGAAAAGTTCGATCTTTTGCATACGCACGGGCCGCGCGCCAACTTGTACGGGGCGCTGATCAAACGGAACATCCGCATCCCTTGGGTGACGACCATCCATAGCGACCCGCGCTTGGACTTTATGAAAACGGGGATCAAAGGGGCGCTGTTCACCCGTCTCAACTTATGGGCGCTTCGGAAAGTCGACTATTTTTTTGCCGTCTCGGAACGGTTTAAAGAAAGCCTCATCGAACTCGGCATGGCCGCCGATCGCATCCAAACCGTCTACAACGGCATCGACTTTGACGACATCCCGCGTCCGCACACGTTGCAGCGCGCCGATCTCGGGCTTCGGGACGAGGAGTTGGTGATCGCCATGGTCGCCCGCCTCCACCCGGTCAAAGGGCACGCCCTCGTCTTTTCCGCCCTCGCCGCCCTTTCCGACCCGGACATTCAGCTGCTCGTCATCGGCGACGGCCCGCTCGCCGGCGAGCTGCAAGACACCGCGGCGCAAACCGGCATCGGGCGCCGCGTGCAATTTCTCGGATTCCGGAGCGACGTGGCGGACTTGTACGCGCTGTCTGACGTCGCCTTATTGGCGTCATACAGCGAAAGCTTCCCCCTCGCCTTGCTTGAGGCGGCCAACGCCCGCCTTCCCGTCATCTCGACGGATGTCGGCGGGGTGAAGCAACTGATCGCCTCCGAAAACATGGGCTGGGTCGTGCCTGTCGGCGACAGCGCGGCGCTCGCCCGTGCCATTCGCGATGCGAAACAACGGAAACACGAGCTGAAAGCGATGGGAGAGCGGCTGTACAAGCACGCTTCCACCCATTTTTCGCTTCGGCGCCTGTATGAAGAAACGATGGCCACATACGAGCGTGTCCTGGCCATCGACCGAACTAGGGACAAAGGAGTTTAA